From a single Eleginops maclovinus isolate JMC-PN-2008 ecotype Puerto Natales chromosome 20, JC_Emac_rtc_rv5, whole genome shotgun sequence genomic region:
- the LOC134882203 gene encoding protein phosphatase 1 regulatory subunit 1A-like: MDTGSPRKIQFTVPLLDTHLDPEAAEQIRRRRPTPATLVASSDQSSPEIDEDRLPNQLYKAALLNSPRQRRKGQKGNPTMKELQFMVEHHLYRQQQGGGDECSSESCLSDRPSPDSFPPGEELPHDDEATAEAFEKLRCQMEEFSRESLSEAAGGLECPHSKEKEDCSSLANVADPSSQHNNVQADTKAAASSANQPAEEKTKKCSLEKNK, from the exons ATGGACACAGGGAGCCCCAGAAAGATACAGTTCACCGTTCCCCTTCTGGACACACACCTGGACCCAGAGGCAGCAGAACAG ATCAGAAGACGCAGACCCACGCCTGCCACTTTAGTGGCATCCAGTGATCAATCATCACCTG AAATCGATGAAGATCGTCTCCCAAACCAGTTGTACAAG GCAGCCTTGCTGAACTCCCCTCGACAACGGAGGAAAGGGCAAAAGGGAAACCCTACGATGAAAG AGCTGCAGTTCATGGTGGAGCACCACCTGTacaggcagcagcagggagggggggacGAGTGCTCCTCAGAGAGCTGCCTGTCAGATCGGCCCAGCCCCGATTCATTTCCCCCCGGGGAGGAGCTCCCACACGATGATGAGGCCACTGCAGAGGCCTTTGAGAAACTGCGCTGCCAAATGGAGG AGTTCTCGAGGGAAAGTCTATCAGAAGCTGCCGGTGGACTCGAGTGCCCCCACTCCAAGGAGAAGGAGGATTGTTCCAGCCTTGCCAACGTAGCAGATCCCTCATCACAACACAATAACGTGCAAGCAG acacaaaagcagcagcatCCAGTGCGAATCAGCCAGCAGAGGAGAAGACAAAGAAATGCAGccttgagaaaaacaaatag
- the npffl gene encoding pro-FMRFamide-related neuropeptide FF like encodes MDTAAVVTLLALVVAMAGVSQALHVQGSLDKNDILPDSEDNMADHLLGLESENTDNSVDDRLLSAVLRALLLGSQRETRNSVFHQPQRFGRGSRGQVISEDQMHSRDWEAAPGQIWSMAVPQRFGKK; translated from the exons ATGGACACAGCTGCAGTGGTGACTCTCCTGGCTCTGGTTGTGGCGATGGCTGGCGTCAGTCAGGCTCTTCATGTCCAAGGcagcctggacaaaaatgatatCCTGCCAGACTCAGAGGACAACATGGCCGACCACCTGCTGGGGCTG GAGAGTGAAAACACAGATAACAGCGTTGATGACCGTTTGCTGAGCGCGGTGCTGAGAGCTCTGCTCCTCGGATCTCAGAGAGAAACCAGGAACTCTGTCTTCCATCAGCCACAGAG GTTTGGGCGCGGCTCCAGAGGGCAGGTCATTTCGGAGGATCAGATGCATTCCCGTGATTGGGAGGCTGCCCCCGGTCAGATCTGGAGTATGGCGGTGCCCCAGAGGTTTGGAAAGAAATGA